One Gemmatimonadota bacterium genomic region harbors:
- a CDS encoding AraC family transcriptional regulator — protein MKASTRSFYQDAVTRVVGHIAAHLDRAVDLDELAGLAGTSPFHFHRICRGMLGETPLELARRLRLERAAYQLGYARDSITQVAFAAGYESHESFTRAFRVAYGSSPSDFRRAQVRRIEIAAVNGIHFTPDGRAPLPRFRDTGGVTMDVVLEELPPYRLAMVRHVGPYNQVGNAFHQLGAIGGPLGLFSERSLMLALYHDDPEAVPAGELRSDAALVVTEEVNLPEGIVEGRLPGGTYARARYRGSYEGLGDAWARFMGEWLPASGHRLAIGAAVEIYRDGPMINPGSEAVTDLLVPIERSA, from the coding sequence ATGAAAGCCTCCACGAGAAGCTTCTACCAGGACGCCGTCACGCGCGTGGTCGGCCACATCGCCGCGCACCTCGATCGGGCCGTGGACCTCGATGAACTGGCGGGACTCGCGGGGACCTCACCCTTCCACTTTCACCGGATCTGCCGGGGGATGCTGGGTGAGACGCCGCTCGAGCTCGCGCGGCGGCTGCGACTGGAACGCGCCGCATACCAACTGGGGTACGCGCGAGACTCGATCACGCAGGTCGCCTTTGCGGCCGGCTACGAGTCACATGAGTCCTTCACGCGGGCCTTCCGGGTGGCGTACGGATCGTCGCCAAGCGACTTCCGCCGAGCACAGGTCCGTCGAATCGAGATCGCCGCGGTGAATGGCATTCACTTCACACCAGACGGCCGCGCGCCGTTACCACGCTTTCGCGACACCGGAGGTGTCACCATGGACGTCGTACTCGAGGAATTGCCACCGTATCGCCTGGCGATGGTGCGGCATGTGGGGCCGTACAACCAGGTCGGCAACGCGTTTCACCAGCTTGGGGCGATCGGGGGGCCGCTCGGGCTCTTCTCCGAGCGTAGCCTGATGCTGGCGCTGTATCACGACGATCCGGAAGCGGTCCCCGCTGGTGAGCTGCGGTCCGACGCGGCCCTGGTAGTCACCGAAGAGGTCAATCTCCCCGAGGGAATCGTTGAAGGACGGCTGCCGGGCGGGACGTATGCGCGAGCCCGCTACCGCGGGTCATATGAAGGGCTCGGCGACGCGTGGGCCCGCTTCATGGGTGAGTGGCTGCCGGCAAGTGGGCACCGACTCGCCATTGGCGCTGCAGTGGAGATTTACCGCGATGGACCCATGATCAACCCGGGATCCGAGGCAGTGACCGATCTCCTCGTCCCGATCGAACGATCGGCGTAA